The following are encoded together in the Ovis aries strain OAR_USU_Benz2616 breed Rambouillet chromosome X, ARS-UI_Ramb_v3.0, whole genome shotgun sequence genome:
- the LOC105605373 gene encoding TAF5-like RNA polymerase II p300/CBP-associated factor-associated factor 65 kDa subunit 5L, whose translation MEQFRTEEMQTAVSCYLKRRQYRGGDGPSKQGLRLSQSVQDMATSLAVQSESGCANTVSAAPCQADPQQYEVQFGRLRDFLMDSASQHSDELMPLLYPLFVYLHLDLVQNSSKSTVESFYSRFHGMFLQNASQKDVIEQLQTTQTIQDILSNFRLRAFLDNKYVVRLPEDSYNYLLCYLQSDNNTALCRVLTWHIHLDVQPAERMDYQLYASGQGSSSRGQGSGLEPTDLPMYILQKEEDLDILQETIKRIQDGPPSLTTIYTYTFYNTEQLLNTAEASPDNNLLAAGFNNSRIKLWSLTSKFKSKPHQVDVSRIHLTYDTLEVDEEDRTAKEMKVLQGHCGPVYSTRFLPDSSALLSCSEDTSIRYWDLESFTNTVLYQGHAYPVWDLDISPHSLFFASASYDRTARLWSFDRTYPLRIYAGHLADVDCVKFHPNSNYLATGSTDKTVRLWSAQQGNSLRLFTGHCGPVRCLAFSPNGQYLVSAGEDQLLKLWDLASGTLYKELQGHTDDITSVTFSLDSSLIASASMDNSVRIWDIKSKHNSTPANGSSSELLGVYTSQMSNVLNVQFMAGNRLLVTGIGEENQEH comes from the exons ATGGAGCAGTTTCGCACCGAGGAGATGCAGACGGCCGTGTCCTGCTACCTCAAACGCCGGCAGTACCGGGGTGGGGACGGCCCATCGAAGCAAGGCCTGCGACTGTCACAGAGCGTCCAGGATATGGCTACCAGCCTCGCAGTCCAGTCAGAATCGGGTTGTGCCAACACAGTGTCTGCAGCCCCTTGCCAGGCAGACCCCCAGCAATATGAAGTACAGTTCGGACGGCTGCGGGATTTTCTCATGGACTCTGCCTCCCAGCATAGCGACGAACTGATGCCTCTCCTCTACCCTCTCTTTGTCTACCTCCATCTCGACCTGGTCCAGAACAGTTCAAAGAGCACAGTGGAAAGCTTTTACAGCCGCTTCCATGGAATGTTTCTCCAGAATGCCAGCCAGAAGGACGTCATTGAGCAGCTCCAGACCACCCAGACCATCCAAGACATCCTGTCTAACTTCCGGCTGCGGGCCTTCCTGGACAACAAGTACGTGGTTCGTCTGCCGGAAGACAGCTACAACTACCTTCTCTGCTACCTCCAGAGTGACAACAACACCGCGCTGTGCAGAGTCCTCACCTGGCACATCCACCTGGACGTGCAGCCCGCCGAGAGGATGGACTACCAGCTCTATGCCAGCG GCCAGGGCAGCTCCTCCAGAGGCCAGGGCAGTGGCCTGGAGCCCACCGACCTGCCCATGTACATCCTGCAGAAAGAGGAGGATCTGGACATCCTTCAGGAGACCATCAAGCGCATCCAGGATGGCCCCCCCTCCCTCACCACCATCTACACCTACACCTTCTACAACACTGAGCAGCTGCTGAACACGGCGGAGGCCTCCCCCGACAACAACCTGCTCGCTGCGGGCTTTAACAACTCCCGTATAAAACTGTGGAGTCTGACTTCCAAGTTTAAATCCAAGCCCCATCAAGTAGACGTGTCCCGCATCCACTTGACTTATGATACACTCGAGGTCGACGAGGAGGACAGGACAGCCAAGGAGATGAAGGTTCTGCAGGGACACTGCGGGCCGGTGTACAGCACCAGGTTCCTCCCGGACAGCTCGGCGCTGCTCTCCTGCTCTGAAGACACGTCCATCAGGTACTGGGACCTGGAGAGCTTCACTAACACTGTGCTGTACCAGGGCCATGCCTACCCCGTGTGGGACCTGGACATCAGCCCGCACAGCCTGTTCTTTGCCAGCGCGTCCTACGACCGCACGGCGCGGCTGTGGTCGTTTGATCGGACTTACCCACTGCGAATCTACGCCGGGCACCTGGCGGATGTGGACTGTGTCAAGTTCCACCCCAATTCAAACTATTTAGCCACGGGCTCAACAGACAAGACGGTGCGGCTGTGGAGTGCCCAGCAGGGGAACTCGCTGAGACTCTTCACAGGCCACTGTGGCCCCGTGCGCTGTCTGGCCTTTTCCCCCAACGGTCAGTACCTGGTGTCGGCGGGCGAGGACCAGCTGCTGAAGCTGTGGGACTTGGCATCTGGGACCCTCTACAAAGAGCTACAGGGCCACACGGATGACATCACCAGCGTCACCTTCAGCCTGGACAGCAGCCTGATTGCATCAGCATCCATGGATAACTCCGTGCGTATCTGGGACATCAAGAGCAAGCACAACAGCACGCCCGCCAATGGCTCATCCAGTGAGCTCTTGGGCGTCTACACCAGCCAGATGAGCAATGTGCTGAATGTGCAGTTCATGGCCGGCAACCGCCTGCTGGTGACCGGAATCGGAGAAGAAAATCAGGAACACTGA